The sequence GCTCCGGCGCGTCGGTCACGCCCACGTGGATGCCGTCCTCGATCTCATCGCCGGAAGCCGTCCTCACGCCCGTGTATCGCTCACCGGCGCATGGACGGTGGCGCGGCAGTACGAGTCGGTCCGGTTGGTCTTCGCCACGGACGAAGAACGCGAAGGCGCGAAGGGCGACGGGGAGGAATATTCCTACCCGCTCCCACTCGAAGGCGAGCTCCTCCTGCCCGAGGCCGGGTTGAAGCTCACGGCGTGGCGCTCGGACAGCCTGGACCTTCCGGCGAACCCCTTCGAGGCCGCCTTCGACCTCCGCGCCGTGGAGCGGGTCGAGGGTACCCTCCTGGTGCGGAACTTCCGCCCGGGTGACCGCTTCCGGCCGCTGGGCATGGCCGGGCACAAGAAGCTCAAGGACCTGTTCATGGAGATGAAGCTGCCGCGCCCCCGTCGCCGCACCTTGCCGCTGGTCCTTACGGGGGAGGAGATCGTGTGGATTCCCGGGTGCGCGCGCGGTGACTTCGCCAGGTTGGAGCCGGCGAGCCGCGCGGCGTGGCGGGTCAAAATCCGTCCCTCCTCGGCGGGCGTGGCACACGACCGGTCCGCGAGGCGTGGTTGACTTGGCCGCTCCCCGTTCTTATTGAAGAAGATGTACCCGTATGTTAACGTTTTCCAGGCAGGATAGGGGTGCGAAAGGCTGGAGAGGCCCTCTTTGAACCAAGCGACAAAAAACCTTGCTCTGTGGCTCGTGCTCGGGCTGATGTTTCTGCTGCTCTTCAACGTCTTTACGCGGCAGCAGGGCCGGGACCCCGAGATCATCTACAGCGACTTCTGGTCGGCGGTGGAGCGTGGAGATGTTCAGGAAGTCACCATTCAAGGGCGGTACGTCCACGGCAAGTACCAGAGCGGCGAGCGATTCCGGACCTTCTCGCCGAATGATCCAGGCTTGGTGACGACGCTGCGGGAAAAGAACATCCGCATCGCCGCCAAGCCGGAGGATGATTCCCCTTGGTACTTCGTGCTGCTGGTGAACTGGTTCCCGATGCTGCTGCTGGTGGGGGTGTGGATTTTCTTCATGCGGCAGATGCAGGTCGGGGGCGGCAAGGCCATGTCCTTCGGCAAGAGCCGCGCGCGCCTGTTGAACGAAAACCAGGTGCGGGTGACGTTCAGCGACGTGGCCGGGGTGGACGAGGCCAAGGAGGAGCTGCAGGAAGTCATCGCCTTTCTGAAGGACCCGAAGAAGTTCACGCGCCTGGGCGGGCGCATCCCCAAGGGCTGCCTGCTGGTGGGGCCTCCGGGCACGGGCAAGACGCTTCTGGCGCGCGCCATCGCCGGTGAAGCGGGCGTGCCCTTCTTCAGCATCAGCGGATCGGACTTCGTCGAGATGTTCGTGGGCGTGGGCGCGTCGCGGGTGCGCGACCTGTTCGTCCAGGCCAAGAAGCAGGCGCCGTGCATCGTTTTCGTGGATGAGATCGACGCGGTCGGACGCCAGCGCGGCGCCGGCCTCGGCGGCGGGCACGACGAGCGCGAGCAGACCCTCAACCAGTTGCTGGTGGAGATGGACGGTTTCGAGGCCAACGACGGCGTCATCCTCATCGCCGCCACCAACCGCCCGGACGTGCTCGATCCCGCGCTGCTGCGGCCCGGACGGTTCGACCGCCGGGTAGTGGTGCCGCCGCCCGACATCAAGGGACGCGAGGGCATCCTCGCGGTGCACGCCGGCCGGGTGCCGCTGGAAAACGACGTGGACATCCGGGTGCTGGCGCGCGGGACCCCCGGCTTCGCCGGCGCGGATCTCGAGAACCTTGTCAACGAGGCGGCGCTGCTGGCGGCGCGGCACGACAAGGAAAAGGTCAACATGAGTGACTTTGAGCTGGCCAAGGACAAAGTCATGATGGGGACCGAGCGCAAGAGCATGATCATCAGCGACGAGGAGAAGCGCAACACGGCCTACCACGAGTCCGGCCACGCGCTGGTGGCGAAGCTCCTGCCGGACGCCGACCCGGTGCACAAGGTGACCATCATCCCGCGCGGCATGGCCCTGGGCCTGACCCAGCAGCTCCCCACGGACGAGCGCCACAGCCAGGACAGGGAGCACCTCCTCGGCACCATGACCATCCTTTTCGGCGGACGCGTGGCCGAGGAGCTGGTGCTCGATCACATGACCACCGGGGCCGGCAACGACATCGAGCGCGCCACCGAGCTGGCCCACCGCATGGTGTGCGAGTGGGGCATGAGCGACAAGCTGGGACCCATGACCTTCGGCAAGAAGGAAGAGCAGATCTTTCTCGGGCGCGACTTCACCCAGCAGCAGGACTACTCCGAAAGCACGGCGGTGGAGATCGACATGGAGGTCCGGCGCATCATCCAGGACTGCTACGCCCGGGCCAAGGAACTCCTGACCAGTCACATGGACCTGCTGCACGGGGTCGCCAAGGAGTTGCTGGAGAAGGAAGTGCTGGACGGCGCGGAGATCGACGCCATCGTCAACGAATACATGGGAGACAGCGGTCCCGACCTGCCCCCGACATCCGTTCCCGCCGGCGACTGACCGGACCGGCATCCCCGCTTCTTTACGTTCGCGGTCATTGTTGGACGCCAACCGCAACCCGAACCCAGACCCGGTACTGGAAACGCGCCACGGCGTGGTGGACATGCGCCGGCGCACGGCGGTGATGGGGATCCTGAACGTGACCCCGGACTCCTTTTCCGACGGCGGCCGCTACGTGGACGTCGACGCCGCGCTGGCCCATGGCGTCGAGATGGCGCGCCAGGGCGCGAGCATCGTGGACGTGGGCGGGGAATCGACACGGCCGGGCGCGGATGCGGTGTCGCTGGAGGAAGAGCTGGGGCGGGTGATCCCGGTCATACGCGGGTTGCGAGCGCGGGTCGCCGTGCCCATCAGCATCGATACGTACAAGGAAGCGGTGGCCCGGCGGGCGCTGGCGGCCGGCGCGGACATGGTCAACGATATCAGCGCCCTTCGGTTCGATCCCGCCATGGCGGGCTTGGTGGCGGCCGAGGATGTTCCGGTGGTACTCATGCACATGCAGGGCCAGCCCCGCACCATGCAGCGCGCGCCGCACTATGTCGACGTCGTGCGGGAGGTGGCCGCCTTCCTCCGGGAACGCGTGGCCTTTGCCCTGGAGCGCGGCGTGGGCGCGCACCGCGTCGTGGTGGACCCCGGTATCGGCTTCGGCAAGGACATGGGCCACAACCTGGAGTTGCTGCGGCGCCTGGACACCTTGGTGTCGCTGGGACGGCCCGTGCTCGTGGGGCTTTCCCGCAAGGCGTTCCTCGGACGCCTGCTGGATGAGGGGACGCCGGACGCGCGCCTCGAAGGGAGCCTGGCGGGGGCGGCCGCGGCGGTGCTCGCCGGCGTCCACATGATCCGCGCCCACGACGTGGCGGAAACATGCCGGGCCGTTCGCGTGGCGGGGGCCATCCGCGCGGGCGCACCGGAAGGGAGCCCATGACCTCGGACAGACCACCAGGAGCGCCGGGCCGGCGCCGCCTGTTCGGCACGGACGGCATCCGCGGCATCGCCAACCAGGAGCCCATGACCGCGGAGACGGCCTTGAGGCTCGGCCGGGCCATCGCGCACGTGGTCGGCGGTCACGGCGGCGGCACGGAGGCGCGCGGCGCCCTGGGGCGGAAACGCACGCGCCGGCGCCGGATCCTCATCGGCAAGGACACGCGCCTGTCGGGCTACATGTTCGAGACCGCCCTGGCGTCCGGCATCTGTTCCATGGGCGCGGACGTTCTTCTGGTGGGTCCGCTGCCGA is a genomic window of Deltaproteobacteria bacterium containing:
- the ftsH gene encoding ATP-dependent zinc metalloprotease FtsH, which translates into the protein MNQATKNLALWLVLGLMFLLLFNVFTRQQGRDPEIIYSDFWSAVERGDVQEVTIQGRYVHGKYQSGERFRTFSPNDPGLVTTLREKNIRIAAKPEDDSPWYFVLLVNWFPMLLLVGVWIFFMRQMQVGGGKAMSFGKSRARLLNENQVRVTFSDVAGVDEAKEELQEVIAFLKDPKKFTRLGGRIPKGCLLVGPPGTGKTLLARAIAGEAGVPFFSISGSDFVEMFVGVGASRVRDLFVQAKKQAPCIVFVDEIDAVGRQRGAGLGGGHDEREQTLNQLLVEMDGFEANDGVILIAATNRPDVLDPALLRPGRFDRRVVVPPPDIKGREGILAVHAGRVPLENDVDIRVLARGTPGFAGADLENLVNEAALLAARHDKEKVNMSDFELAKDKVMMGTERKSMIISDEEKRNTAYHESGHALVAKLLPDADPVHKVTIIPRGMALGLTQQLPTDERHSQDREHLLGTMTILFGGRVAEELVLDHMTTGAGNDIERATELAHRMVCEWGMSDKLGPMTFGKKEEQIFLGRDFTQQQDYSESTAVEIDMEVRRIIQDCYARAKELLTSHMDLLHGVAKELLEKEVLDGAEIDAIVNEYMGDSGPDLPPTSVPAGD
- the folP gene encoding dihydropteroate synthase, translating into MDANRNPNPDPVLETRHGVVDMRRRTAVMGILNVTPDSFSDGGRYVDVDAALAHGVEMARQGASIVDVGGESTRPGADAVSLEEELGRVIPVIRGLRARVAVPISIDTYKEAVARRALAAGADMVNDISALRFDPAMAGLVAAEDVPVVLMHMQGQPRTMQRAPHYVDVVREVAAFLRERVAFALERGVGAHRVVVDPGIGFGKDMGHNLELLRRLDTLVSLGRPVLVGLSRKAFLGRLLDEGTPDARLEGSLAGAAAAVLAGVHMIRAHDVAETCRAVRVAGAIRAGAPEGSP